In Mycteria americana isolate JAX WOST 10 ecotype Jacksonville Zoo and Gardens chromosome 3, USCA_MyAme_1.0, whole genome shotgun sequence, a single genomic region encodes these proteins:
- the MEA1 gene encoding male-enhanced antigen 1, whose translation MAVAGSMGPERVCPEEPGPPEAPDGAEGWSGDEEEEEEEEEEEEEEEGGGGYLYQPLNQEPEQGPGEAGSPAAPAGCAEPGPGLQERLQMLRLHLPDPPADSEEEEEAAAAEEGAEAQSSRSSIPMDAEHVELVKRTMASVKLPTLGIPAWASQISEDQWKDVVQRTLQARQSLSGPRPEWK comes from the exons ATGGCGGTGGCGGGGAGCATGGGGCCGGAGCGGGTGTGTCCCGAGGAGCCGGGGCCGCCGGAGGCCCCCGACGGCGCGGAGGGCTGGAGCGgcgacgaggaagaggaggaggaggaggaggaagaagaagaggaggaggaaggcggcggcGGGTACTTGTACCAGCCGCTGAACCAGGAGCCGGAGCAGGGCCCCGGCGAGGCGGGCTCTCCCGCCGCTCCGGCGGGCTGCGCCGAGCCGGGCCCCGGCCTGCAGGAGCGGCTGCAG ATGCTGAGGCTGCACCTGCCCGACCCACCGGCggacagcgaggaggaggaggaggcggcagcggcggagGAAGGCGCCGAGGCACAGAGCAGCCGCAGCTCCATCCCCATGGATGCAG AGCATGTGGAACTGGTGAAGAGGACGATGGCCAGCGTGAAGCTTCCCACCCTAGGCATCCCTGCCTGGGCCAGCCAGATCTCGGAGGACCAGTGGAAGGACGTGGTGCAGCGCACGCTGCAGGCCCGGCAGAGCCTCAGTGGCCCCAGGCCCGAGTGGAAGTGA
- the KLHDC3 gene encoding kelch domain-containing protein 3 translates to MLRWAVHLEGGPRRVNHAAVAVGHKVYSFGGYCSGEDYETLRQIDVHVFNAVSLRWIKLPPVWTNSRDHVREVPYMRYGHSAVLIDDTVYIWGGRNDTEGACNVLYAFDVNTHKWFTPKVSGMVPGARDGHSACVLAKSMFIFGGYEQLADCFSNDIHKLDTTNMMWTLISAKGTPARWRDFHSATIIGTKMYVFGGRADRFGPFHSNNEIYCNRIRVFDTETNSWLDSPPTPVLPEGRRSHSAFSYNGELYVFGGYNARLNRHFHDLWKFNPVSLSWRKIEPKGKGPCPRRRQCCCRVGDKIILFGGTSPSPEEGMGDEFDLMDHSDLYILDFSPSLKTLCKLAVIQYSLDQSCLPHDIRWELSAMTTNSTISRPIVSSQG, encoded by the exons ATGCTACGGTGGGCAGTGCACTTGGAAGGTGGGCCGCGGAGGGTGAACCACGCGGCTGTGGCCGTTGGTCACAAGGTCTATTCCTTTGGCGGATATTGTTCTGGAGAAGACTATGAGACTCTGCGGCAGATTGACGTCCATGTTTTTAACGCAG TGTCTCTGCGCTGGATCAAGCTGCCTCCAGTGTGGACAAACAGCCGAGACCATGTGAGAGAGGTGCCCTACATGAGGTATGGGCACTCAGCAGTGCTCATAGATGACACCGTCTACATATGGGGTGGTCGCAACGACACCGAGGGAGCCTGCAACGTGCTCTATGCCTTTGATGTCA ACACGCACAAGTGGTTCACGCCAAAGGTGTCTGGAATGGTCCCAGGAGCGAGAGATGGGCACTCAGCTTGTGTCCTGGCAAAGAGCATGTTTATCTTTGGAGGCTATGAACAGCTG GCTGACTGCTTTTCAAACGATATCCATAAACTGGACACCACAAACATGATGTGGACCTTAATCTCTGCCAAG GGTACGCCAGCTCGCTGGAGAGACTTCCATTCAGCTACCATCATTGGAACAAAGATGTACGTATTTGGTGGCAGAGCTGATCGTTTTGGGCCATTTCACTCCAACAATGAGATCTACTGTAACCGCATTAGAGTATTTGATACAGAAACAAACTCCTGGCTGGACTCCCCTCCGACTCCAGTGCTCCCTGAAGGCCGGCGGAGCCATTCAGCAT TCAGCTACAATGGGGAGCTATATGTATTTGGTGGCTACAACGCACGCCTGAACAGACACTTCCACGACCTCTGGAAATTTAATCCAG TTTCTCTTTCTTGGAGGAAGATTGAGCCCAAGGGGAAAGGCCCGTGTCCTCGACGCCGGCAGTGCTGCTGCAGAGTGGGGGACAAAATCATTCTCTTTGGAGGCACCAG CCCGTCTCCAGAGGAGGGAATGGGTGATGAATTCGACCTGATGGATCACTCGGATCTCTACATCCTCGACTTCA GCCCCAGTCTAAAGACGCTGTGTAAGCTAGCAGTGATTCAGTACAGCCTGGACCAGTCCTGCCTTCCCCACGACATCAG ATGGGAGCTCTCAGCCATGACAACAAACAGCACCATCAGCCGCCCCATCGTCTCCTCCCAGGGCTGA
- the LOC142407571 gene encoding neuronal PAS domain-containing protein 4-like, protein MLSLSLPGHVSPDGWLCRSTKGASKARRDQINVELQTLRSLLPISTREKERLSYLHTMALVCLRLRGAQLFPPDSAPPVGPALGTELLSLLPGFLLVLSANGKLVYISENVAQVLGLSMVELLGQGDTVFDILDGRAHEDARKKLLLAQEEPGRGKEGLG, encoded by the exons ATgctgtccctctccctccctggaCATGTCTCCCCAGACGGCTGGCTTTGCAGGTCAACCAAGGGTGCCTCCAAGGCTCGCCGGGACCAGATCAACGTGGAGCTGCAGACACTGCGCTCCCTGCTGCCCATCTCCACGCGGGAGAAGGAGCGGCTGTCCTACCTCCACACCATGGCCCTGGTGTGCCTCCGGCTGCGGGGGGCTCAGCTGTTCCCTCCAG ACTCGGCTCCTCCTGTGGGACCCGCCCTCGGCACggagctgctctccctgctgccgggGTTTCTGCTTGTGCTCTCGGCCAACGGCAAGCTGGTCTACATCTCGGAGAACGTGGCTCAGGTGCTGGGCCTCTCCATG GTGGAGCTGCTCGGCCAGGGGGACACGGTCTTTGACATCTTAGATGGGCGAGCGCACGAGGACGCGCGCAAGAAGCTCCTCCTCGCCCAGGAGGAGCCCGGCAGGGGTAAGGAAGGCCTCGGCTAG
- the RRP36 gene encoding ribosomal RNA processing protein 36 homolog, producing MRPRQEGAGGRPRRAQAAGWRRAAAVEDEEEEEAAVGRPLRRSAPAAAEQPLGRLKATEGESSGDSSDDSGSPSRADGAGSGAEEEAGAGGRDQSHMSFEELLRVQSDMRTRVCKQVTSGKKTAKPTKATLKQQQSKKGPLEMSAKKPVPFLRQVVSVTKKVHRDPRFDDLSGEYKPEIFMKTYSFLDSIKKQEKEMIQKQLKKCRNMEQKEKLQQLLNRMTQQEQAQKKQQKLRERELSLKRQQRELAKQGKKPFFLKKSEKRKLELAEKYAELKRSGKLESFLNKKRKRNAIKDKRRLPSQKNL from the exons ATGCGGCCGCGCCAggagggcgcggggggccggccccggcgAGCCCAGGCGGCGGGATGGAGAAGAGCCGCCGCcgtggaggatgaggaggaggaggaggcggcggtaGGGCGGCCTCTGCGCCGGAGCGCGCCGGCGGCCGCGGAGCAGCCCCTCGGGAGGCTGAAGGCGACGGAGGGCGAGAGCTCCGGCGACAGCAGCGACGACAGCGGGAGCCCCTCGAGGGCCGACGGCGCGGGCAGCggagcggaggaggaggcgggggctGGCGGGAGAG ATCAATCTCACATGTCTTTTGAGGAACTACTGCGGGTGCAGAGTGATATGAGAACAAGAGTGTGCAAGCAGGTGACCAGtgggaagaaaactgcaaaaccTACCAAAGCTACGTTGAAGCAGCAACAAAGCAAAAAGGG gccATTGGAGATGTCTGCCAAGAAGCCTGTACCTTTTCTGCGACAAGTCGTCTCTGTTACAAAGAAG GTCCACAGAGACCCTCGATTTGATGACCTGTCTGGAGAGTATAAGcctgaaatatttatgaagaCATATAGCTTCCTGGACAGCATCaagaagcaggagaaggag ATGattcagaagcagctgaaaaaatgcCGGAACATGGAGCAGAAGGAGAAACTCCAGCAGCTCCTGAACCGCATG ACACAGCAAGAACAGgcacagaaaaaacagcagaaattgaGGGAGAGGGAGCTGTCGTTGAAGAGACAACAGAGGGAATTGGCCAAGCAGGGAAAGAAACCCTTCTTCCTAAAGAAAT CTGAGAAGCGGAAATTGGAGCTAGCCGAGAAGTATGCAGAGCTGAAGAGGAGTGGAAAGCTGGAGAGCTTCCTgaacaagaagaggaagaggaatgcCATCAAAGACAAGCGCCGTCTGCCATCACAGAAGAACTTGTGA